In Ammoniphilus sp. CFH 90114, the DNA window CGAAGTTGGACAGTTCCTGCAAAATGTACATCTCTGCATTAATGGAGAAAGCCGTACTAAACAGTAAAATAGAAAAGAAGGTTAGATAATGAGTAAAATAGGGTATTTTCTTCAGTTTCCTTCACAGCCTATCTTGATTTGTTTTTCTTTTACTTACTATACAAAGTGGATAAACAACTGTAAAGAAAACCCTGACTAAGAGAAAAAAGTAGAGCTCCTCCTAAACTTAAGGATAAGCCCTACTTCTTCATCATCTACTCCTGTTTTAACTCAATATCATCTTGAATGAATAACTGGCAACATAAACGGTAACCGTCTTCAAGTTGTTCCTTAAGCATCTTCTCTTCTTTCCAATTCGGTGGTGCCAACGCTTCTGCGCCATCTAGGATTTGAACCTTGCACTTCGTGCATTTTCCCATCCCGCAACCGTACTTCAAATGTGGAAATTTCTTAATACCCGCCAGTACAACTAAGTTGCTATTCTCCTTTACTTCCTGCTCATGCAACTCACCGTTGCCATAATGAAATTTTACTTGAGGCATATCATTCACTCTCCTTGTCCATCTATATTGTGAACCTCTTATTTGTTATATATAAACTGTGTTAACGATAATAATATTCTTGGTATACAATATACAGTATTCCGACTATTAAATCAACTACTTTTTCTTTTGATTTTATAGAAATAGAGCCGTTTTTTGGCAAGCGTCTTCTTTTCATGTTTGGGATAGACTATTTTCTAAAGACCATTAACATGGGAGTGAAGACAATGGATTTTTTCTCCGCTCAGTTTTTTTCCGCGTTGCTTGCGATTATTGTAATCGACTTAGTTTTAGCTGGAGATAATGCGATCGTTATTGGTATGGCAGCACGTAACCTTCCCAAAGAACATCAAAGAAAAGTAATCTTCTGGGGCACCGCCGGTGCCATTGTGGTTCGTGCCCTTGCTACCTTGGCTGTTGTTTGGTTGTTGCGTATTCCTGGGCTTCTTTTAGCGGGTGGCTTACTCCTTATCTGGATTGCCTACAAGCTATTGACTGACGAAAAAGATCATGAAAATGTTAGCGCCGGTGATAATATCGCTGCAGCCATTAGAACCATTATTATTGCCGATACGGTAATGGGACTAGATAATGTATTAGCCGTCGCTGGTGCTGCACACGGAAGCTTCTTACTTGTTGTTTTAGGGTTAATTATCAGTGTGCCAATTATGGTTTGGGGTAGCACCATGATCGTAAAATTAATCGAACGCTATCCCGTTATTATTTACATCGGCTCTGGTGTGTTAGCCTTAACAGCAGCCAAAATGATCGTTAAAGAACCCTTTATTGCAAATTACATTGGAGACAATGCTCTTATTCGGTGGGGATTTGCAGTCCTTGTGATTATTGGAGTGCTTGCCCTTGGAAGAATGAAAAAACAAGCGAATGCGATGAAGCCGGCTGCTTAGAAAGACTAGTTTCGACTAGTCTTTTCTGATGTATACGGCCCTCTAAGCCATTTCCAAATCTGGAGAAGTACGGTAAAATAACCTATCATAAAAAGGGCAGATAAAATGGGATGCCATCCTTTCTTAATGGAAACAACATCAATCTTGAATAATAACTGAAGATAGCCAAACATGAGTAAAGACCACAATAAGGTGTACACCCCTACCCTCTTTGAAGGAAGATATTGAATGTAAAAGTAAGCGACAATGGGCCATACCGTTAAATCAGCGCTAATAGGCAACCATAATGCCGAATTTTTCGCTCCATGGATATGCCAAAGTTCTAGCCAATCAATTACGATATAATGCTCTAAGAATCTCAGATAAATGCCAGTAAAAATAATCGGAACTAGCTCACGGAACCGATTAAAATCAGCAAATTTTAAAAAAATAATAAGAGATATGAGTTCAATTACAATCAATGTTACCATAGCATCCCCCGGTTATTTGGGCTATTTATTGATAATATACCCAATATGTTAGGAGAACCCTCTATGTATTTTATTGTTCTGTTTTTTGCTTCCTGGATCTGGTTCTATAAGAAAGCGGATAATTCTCGAATTCGAGAATTATATGGGGTTATGATTTACACAAGCTTCCTTGCCTTATGGACGGACCTCATTATGGTTCACTATAAGCTTTGGTCCTATCACGGATTGCCGCATTCTAAGTACCTCATCCCTCTGCTTCTGGACTTTAGTGTGTACCCTGTTGTTGCTTATCTTTTTACTCAAGATGCTCCTCTTGCGTGGGGAGGCATCATCAAACGCGTGGTTGGATGGACCTTTTTTTCTGTTCTGTTAGAATGGGTTACCCTCATTACTGGACACATTCAGCACCATAAATGGTGGACTTTAGGATTTTCTTTAGTTTCAGACATATTAATCTATCTATCCATTTGGGCTATTTATCGGCTTTATCGCCCAGCTTACATACATAATCAGCTATCAAAAAGGGGAAATTTTCAGCCATGAAGCAACTATCGATTTCTGTCTTTAACAATGATTGCAAAAGGTTTTCTTTAGACTACCAACCCGGTCTCCTTTTATTGGAGACTGTCAATGAACCCTTTAGCGATCCTAAACGCGAAGGCATTCCTTTCATTTGTAGAAAAGGAGCTTGCCGCAGCTGTGTCGTCCATGTATTAGAGGGCAGCGAACTTTTAGTTCCCCCTACTCCACTTGAACAGAGAGCGCTTCAAGTGGGTAAAACCACCATTGCAGGAGGCTACCGCCTGGCTTGTATGACTCGATTCAAAGAAGAGTTGGAGTGAGTGGGCAAGCATTAAACTAGGCCCGCTTGTAATAAGCGGGCCTCTCCATAATTATTTAAGACTAATAAACTTCTCAATATCTTTTTCAATTAGTTTCAAGGATCCTCTCCAGAAATCCACAG includes these proteins:
- a CDS encoding 2Fe-2S iron-sulfur cluster-binding protein, translating into MPQVKFHYGNGELHEQEVKENSNLVVLAGIKKFPHLKYGCGMGKCTKCKVQILDGAEALAPPNWKEEKMLKEQLEDGYRLCCQLFIQDDIELKQE
- a CDS encoding TerC family protein produces the protein MDFFSAQFFSALLAIIVIDLVLAGDNAIVIGMAARNLPKEHQRKVIFWGTAGAIVVRALATLAVVWLLRIPGLLLAGGLLLIWIAYKLLTDEKDHENVSAGDNIAAAIRTIIIADTVMGLDNVLAVAGAAHGSFLLVVLGLIISVPIMVWGSTMIVKLIERYPVIIYIGSGVLALTAAKMIVKEPFIANYIGDNALIRWGFAVLVIIGVLALGRMKKQANAMKPAA
- a CDS encoding CBO0543 family protein; protein product: MYFIVLFFASWIWFYKKADNSRIRELYGVMIYTSFLALWTDLIMVHYKLWSYHGLPHSKYLIPLLLDFSVYPVVAYLFTQDAPLAWGGIIKRVVGWTFFSVLLEWVTLITGHIQHHKWWTLGFSLVSDILIYLSIWAIYRLYRPAYIHNQLSKRGNFQP
- a CDS encoding 2Fe-2S iron-sulfur cluster binding domain-containing protein; the encoded protein is MKQLSISVFNNDCKRFSLDYQPGLLLLETVNEPFSDPKREGIPFICRKGACRSCVVHVLEGSELLVPPTPLEQRALQVGKTTIAGGYRLACMTRFKEELE